Part of the Candidatus Chlorohelix allophototropha genome, AATCGTCACTCCGTTTTCTTGCAGGCGTTGTTGTAACACTTCAAGACTTTCCACCTGAAAAGCGGCATGCCGACTGCTCGGGGCATTATATTTATCCGGGTTTTGTTCTGCGCTGATATGAATTTGCTGCCCATTCTGGCAACCTAACCACCAACCCGGAGAGCCACTATCGACTGAATCCGGTCGTTCAAGCACTTCAAGACCAAGCACCTGAACATAAAAATGGTGAGCTTCAGCCAACGCTGCCGCGCCCGGTGAAATTGTCAGATTTACGTGCAAAATACCTTTGAGCATTTTTACCCTGAATAATCAATCCGACTACAGATTTGGATTTGCAACATGTTAACACAAAATTTGTTTTGTGAAAAATTGTCTAATCTACATTACACTATAGACAATCTTAATAGTTTGTATTCGCCATTTTTATGGGAATGCCAAACTGTTCGGGAAAAAACTCAACAATAATAATAGCGCATATTCCTCAGAGTATGAGCAATAATTAATAAATCATTGACTAACTAAAATTTAAGAGCTAGAATTAATATGTATCGAAATTAATTGAGAACTCGGAGATATGGAGAAAGGTTCTCTCTTGATGGCTCGGCGCTTCCTAGCTTTGGGGTGCTCGCCTGATGGAGTAGAACCTTTTTTATTTGCAAGAAAAGAGGACATCATATATGGAAGGCAGCAATCGCCTAGATAATTTGGACGGGCAGCGTCTCGATTTAATCGTTATCGGGGGGGGCGTAATCGGCAGCGGAATTGCCAGCGATGCAGCGAATAGAGGTTTGCGGGTAGCTTTATTCGAGAAAGAGGATTACGCCTGTGGAACTAGCAGTCGTTCCACACGCCTCATTCACGGTGGTTTGCGTTACCTTGAAATGTTTGATTTCGGGCTAGTGCGGCAAGACCTTAAAGAGCGTGAAATGCTATTGCGAAACGCCCCTCACCTTGTTAAGCCCCTACCCTTTATGGTACCGATGTATAGCAAGAGCCTGTTCTATCGCCTGAAAATGCGGGTGGGCATGGTGCTATATGATGTACTGAGCTACGATAAAACCCTTCGCAATCACCGCTTTTACAGCAAGAAGCAAACCCTCGAAATGGAGCCTAATTTAAAAGAAAAAGGCTTACAGGGTTCATTCATTTATTATGATGCACAAGTACCATATACTGAACGGTTGGTTATAGAAAATATTATCAGCGCTGAAATAAATGGAGCGTTGTGCTTTAACCATGTAAAGGTACTAAAAGCAGTTAAAGAAGGGAATAGCGTAACCGGCGTGCTGGTTCGGGATGAACTTACAGGCGTGGAACATAAGATAAAGGCGCGATTGGTGGTCAATGTGACCGGACCATGGCTCGATCCGGTAGATGAAGCGATGGTGGAAGCCCCGTCGCACCGGGTACGCAAAACCAAAGGCATCCATTTCACCGCTACGAATGTAACTACCAACGCAATGGTGCTTTTCGCCGAAAGCGATAATCGCCTGTTTTTTGTAATTCCGTGGTTGGGCTATGCTTGGGTAGGCACTACCGATACTGATTTCAAAGATGAGCTTGAAAGCGTTCGGGCAGACAGGGAAGATGTGGAATATCTGGTGGCAAGCGTGAAGCAGGTCTTCCCAAAGGCAGATTGGGACAAGATTTTTTTCACCAACGCTGGAGTGCGCTCGCTGGTGATGAAGGAAACTAGCCAAGGTGTAAGTGAATCGGCGGTTTCGCGCAAACACGCAATAGTGGATTTCGAGAAGAAACAGGGCTTGAAGAACTATCTTTCGGTGGTGGGCGGCAAATTGACCGCATATCGGGGAATTGCCGAAGAAGCCACCGATGCA contains:
- a CDS encoding glycerol-3-phosphate dehydrogenase/oxidase, with protein sequence MEGSNRLDNLDGQRLDLIVIGGGVIGSGIASDAANRGLRVALFEKEDYACGTSSRSTRLIHGGLRYLEMFDFGLVRQDLKEREMLLRNAPHLVKPLPFMVPMYSKSLFYRLKMRVGMVLYDVLSYDKTLRNHRFYSKKQTLEMEPNLKEKGLQGSFIYYDAQVPYTERLVIENIISAEINGALCFNHVKVLKAVKEGNSVTGVLVRDELTGVEHKIKARLVVNVTGPWLDPVDEAMVEAPSHRVRKTKGIHFTATNVTTNAMVLFAESDNRLFFVIPWLGYAWVGTTDTDFKDELESVRADREDVEYLVASVKQVFPKADWDKIFFTNAGVRSLVMKETSQGVSESAVSRKHAIVDFEKKQGLKNYLSVVGGKLTAYRGIAEEATDAALKKLGLKCEGQTSSTKLPGAQFEGSFEQFILTMAEEGTTIGLSVAQVKYLSTLYGSRITEIFEIVRSNPAQAQALHSAYPDVRAQVKHAIEREQCLTLCDFMMRRCGLYFSKDQGQQAIEAASRDMALLLGWDEARRQSEIKAYLTEVGWTQEWKEKPAPRAESLAGIR
- a CDS encoding VOC family protein; translated protein: MLKGILHVNLTISPGAAALAEAHHFYVQVLGLEVLERPDSVDSGSPGWWLGCQNGQQIHISAEQNPDKYNAPSSRHAAFQVESLEVLQQRLQENGVTIISDSQFAGQRRFFVRDPWGNRLEFVEIL